Proteins encoded together in one Anoxybacillus flavithermus window:
- a CDS encoding sensor histidine kinase, producing MSNKKLDARQLDRIVKKMIETVDQSKAEIFRISEQSRKEHDRLIEELQQVKEEVKRVIHQTDNLEMKTKLARQRLFDVSKNFSHYSEAEIRQAYEKAHSLQMELTMAQEKEKQLRQRRDELERRLTAVKETIERADHLIGQVTVVLNYLNGDFRELSDFINGANEKQEFGLRIIEAQEEERKRLSREIHDGPAQMLANVIMRSDLIERIYRERGVEEAIGEMRDLKKMVRSALYEVRRIIYDLRPMALDDLGLIPTLKKYLQTIEEYHKTTITFTYTGEVKRLSNRFEVAVFRLVQEAVQNALKHAEATTIQVEMELKKDHLLIVVKDDGKGFNPNEKKDKAFGLMGMRERIEWLGGKLHIYSQLGRGTIVTMHIPLQKTAGKGEQQ from the coding sequence ATGTCCAATAAAAAACTAGATGCGCGGCAGCTTGACCGTATTGTAAAAAAAATGATTGAAACAGTCGATCAAAGCAAAGCTGAAATTTTTCGTATTAGTGAGCAATCGCGAAAAGAACATGACCGTTTAATCGAAGAACTTCAGCAAGTAAAAGAAGAAGTAAAGCGCGTCATCCATCAAACAGATAACTTAGAGATGAAAACAAAGTTAGCTCGACAACGGTTATTTGATGTGAGCAAAAACTTTTCTCATTATTCCGAAGCAGAAATTCGACAAGCGTACGAGAAAGCGCATTCGCTACAAATGGAATTAACGATGGCGCAAGAGAAGGAAAAGCAGCTGCGTCAACGTCGCGATGAGTTAGAGCGGCGCTTGACAGCTGTGAAAGAGACGATTGAACGGGCCGATCATTTAATTGGGCAAGTGACCGTTGTGCTGAACTATTTGAATGGGGATTTTCGGGAATTAAGCGACTTTATTAACGGTGCAAATGAAAAGCAAGAGTTTGGTCTGCGCATTATTGAGGCGCAAGAAGAGGAGCGAAAACGGCTGTCGCGAGAAATTCATGATGGACCGGCGCAAATGCTTGCGAACGTCATTATGCGTTCTGACCTGATCGAGCGCATTTATCGCGAGCGCGGGGTGGAAGAAGCGATTGGCGAGATGCGCGATTTAAAAAAAATGGTACGTTCTGCTCTATATGAAGTGCGGCGAATTATTTACGACTTACGCCCGATGGCGCTAGATGATCTCGGTTTAATCCCGACGTTAAAAAAATATTTACAAACGATTGAAGAGTACCATAAAACAACGATTACGTTTACATATACGGGAGAGGTAAAGCGGCTATCCAACCGTTTTGAAGTTGCTGTGTTTCGCCTCGTGCAAGAAGCGGTGCAAAATGCCTTAAAACACGCTGAAGCGACAACGATTCAAGTGGAAATGGAGCTAAAAAAAGATCATTTGCTGATCGTCGTAAAAGATGATGGCAAAGGCTTTAATCCGAATGAAAAAAAAGATAAAGCGTTCGGGTTAATGGGCATGCGCGAGCGTATCGAATGGTTGGGAGGAAAATTACATATTTACTCGCAACTTGGACGCGGAACAATTGTTACGATGCATATTCCGCTCCAAAAGACAGCAGGGAAAGGGGAACAACAATGA
- a CDS encoding LCP family protein, with the protein MQNRRVYMKKRKKRKKIWTFVLLPLLLLLIGGGAYATFLFNKAQSVIQQSFEQIDGREKSEKRMKEVDPNSDNISVLFIGVDDSSIRQEKGMGAVRSDALVLATFNVKDKTVKLLSIPRDSYVYIPIEKKYDKITHAHAYGGVKATVETVEELLDIPVDYYVKMNFEAFVDVVDELGGIEFDVPYEIREMDSNDRKNAIHLKPGLQTLNGEEALALARTRKYDNDIERGKRQQELMKAIFKKAMSIKSLTKFDDIMEAVGKNMTTNLTFEEMKGFFAYATKDAGANIETLHLKGEDARISGVYYYRLDEAAVDEIKQTLKTHLDVSSYQARTEQFAQEQ; encoded by the coding sequence ATGCAAAATAGACGAGTATACATGAAAAAAAGGAAAAAGCGAAAAAAAATATGGACGTTCGTTTTGCTTCCATTGCTTCTTCTCCTCATTGGCGGAGGGGCATATGCGACATTTCTCTTCAATAAAGCGCAGTCTGTCATTCAACAATCGTTTGAACAAATTGACGGTCGCGAAAAATCGGAGAAACGAATGAAGGAAGTCGATCCAAATTCAGATAACATCTCCGTTTTATTTATCGGTGTCGATGACAGCAGCATCCGCCAAGAAAAAGGAATGGGCGCAGTACGTTCCGATGCGCTTGTCCTAGCGACATTTAACGTCAAAGATAAAACGGTAAAACTGCTTAGCATTCCGCGCGATTCATATGTGTACATTCCAATTGAAAAAAAATACGATAAAATTACACACGCCCACGCTTACGGTGGCGTAAAAGCAACGGTAGAAACAGTCGAAGAATTGCTTGACATTCCAGTGGACTATTACGTCAAAATGAACTTTGAAGCGTTTGTCGATGTTGTTGATGAACTTGGCGGCATTGAATTTGATGTCCCTTATGAAATTCGTGAGATGGACTCCAACGATCGCAAAAATGCGATTCACTTAAAGCCTGGCTTACAAACATTAAACGGTGAAGAAGCGTTGGCGCTTGCTCGAACGCGCAAATATGACAACGACATCGAGCGCGGCAAACGCCAACAAGAGCTCATGAAAGCCATTTTCAAAAAAGCGATGAGCATAAAATCGTTAACTAAGTTTGATGATATCATGGAAGCGGTCGGCAAAAATATGACAACGAACTTAACGTTTGAAGAAATGAAAGGTTTCTTCGCTTACGCAACGAAAGATGCAGGAGCGAACATCGAAACGCTCCATCTCAAAGGAGAAGACGCACGTATTAGTGGGGTATATTATTACCGTCTCGACGAAGCAGCAGTCGATGAAATTAAACAGACGTTGAAAACTCATCTCGATGTATCATCTTACCAAGCGAGAACGGAGCAATTTGCTCAAGAACAGTAA
- a CDS encoding DegV family protein: MKTAILTDSTAYIPKHIREQLNIHIIPLSVVFGTETYREEIDMSAEDFFAKVKTSEQLPTTSQPPIGLFVETFEQLAKQYDAVISIHLSSGISGTYQGAVSAGQMVEGIQVYAYDSEISCMMQGFYAIEAAEMAQAGEHPEAIIARLDEMKQSVRAYFMVDDLSHLQRGGRLSGAQAFIGSLLQVKPILHFVDKVIVPFEKIRTRKKALSRIEELFAEDANLGVPMRAVIIHANREEEARAWKEKLEQQYPHVEFFLSYFGPVIGTHLGEGAMGFGWYKK, encoded by the coding sequence ATGAAAACGGCGATTTTAACGGATAGTACAGCATATATCCCGAAACATATTCGTGAACAGTTGAATATACATATCATTCCTTTAAGCGTCGTCTTTGGAACAGAGACGTATCGTGAAGAGATTGACATGAGCGCAGAAGATTTTTTTGCCAAAGTAAAAACGAGCGAACAACTGCCGACAACATCACAGCCGCCAATTGGACTATTTGTCGAAACGTTCGAGCAGCTAGCGAAACAATACGACGCCGTCATCTCGATTCATTTATCAAGCGGCATTAGTGGCACGTACCAAGGGGCTGTGTCCGCAGGGCAAATGGTTGAGGGGATTCAAGTGTACGCATACGATTCAGAAATTAGCTGCATGATGCAAGGGTTTTATGCGATCGAAGCAGCGGAAATGGCGCAAGCAGGTGAGCATCCCGAAGCCATTATTGCGCGTTTAGATGAAATGAAACAGTCGGTGCGCGCTTATTTTATGGTCGACGATTTATCGCATTTGCAGCGTGGCGGACGGTTAAGCGGTGCACAGGCGTTTATCGGCAGCCTTCTACAAGTAAAGCCGATTTTACATTTCGTTGATAAAGTGATTGTGCCGTTTGAAAAAATTCGTACACGGAAAAAAGCGTTAAGCCGAATAGAAGAACTATTTGCTGAAGACGCGAACCTCGGCGTTCCCATGCGTGCGGTCATTATTCATGCGAACCGTGAAGAAGAAGCACGCGCATGGAAAGAAAAACTTGAGCAACAATATCCGCACGTTGAATTTTTCCTTAGCTATTTCGGACCTGTCATCGGCACGCATTTAGGAGAAGGTGCGATGGGATTTGGCTGGTATAAAAAATAA
- a CDS encoding N-acetylmuramoyl-L-alanine amidase, whose product MLGKRHVYCLIIVFLALFSVASPSWANTELKQAERFVDVTDDHWAKNEIEFLANEQIINGYSVGQISEFRPAQSVTRAEAAKMIVSALGQTEWKDGALPFQDVPPNHWARGWIARAVQLGIMGGDGTANFRPDAGLSRAEMSIVLVNAFSLPSKGAAVESAAVFKDTARHWALAHINRLYYHGIANGSDGKFFPKDAISRAEFATLLARTINDQFRLPLPDLIEQGKTNIQGIVTTATLNVRQTPSATGTLVGTLRKGQVVDVYDINGYWAKIAYNGQFAYVHKTYVKLRNIAGSPVKGRIIVVDAGHGGKDSGAMSGGANEKTVVLEVAKFVKQKLEQAGATVIMTRETDVYPTLQDRVDMAKNNYAEMFVSIHTNSATNPSAKGAEVYYDSSTNPNAEESKKLAQYIQEEIVRMANMVDRGVKNSGLYVLRNNSVTSVLVELGFISNAEDRAKLTSAEYQNIYAEAIYQGIVKYYTSQ is encoded by the coding sequence ATGCTGGGGAAACGACACGTATATTGTCTAATTATCGTTTTTCTTGCTTTGTTTTCTGTTGCTTCACCTAGTTGGGCGAATACGGAACTAAAGCAAGCAGAGCGATTCGTTGATGTCACGGACGATCATTGGGCAAAAAATGAAATTGAATTTTTAGCAAATGAGCAAATTATTAACGGGTATTCAGTTGGGCAAATATCAGAGTTTCGTCCAGCGCAATCGGTGACGCGAGCAGAAGCAGCAAAAATGATCGTCAGTGCGCTTGGACAAACGGAGTGGAAAGACGGAGCATTGCCGTTTCAAGACGTTCCACCAAATCATTGGGCGCGTGGTTGGATTGCACGTGCAGTACAGCTTGGCATTATGGGGGGAGACGGCACGGCGAATTTTCGTCCGGACGCCGGATTGTCCCGTGCAGAAATGAGCATCGTGTTAGTCAATGCTTTTTCTTTGCCGAGCAAAGGGGCTGCTGTTGAATCTGCTGCGGTGTTTAAAGACACAGCAAGACATTGGGCGTTAGCGCACATTAATCGTTTGTATTATCATGGGATTGCGAACGGAAGTGATGGGAAATTTTTTCCGAAAGATGCTATTTCTCGTGCTGAGTTTGCGACGTTGTTAGCGCGAACGATTAACGATCAATTCCGCTTGCCGCTACCGGATTTAATTGAGCAAGGGAAAACGAATATTCAAGGTATAGTGACGACTGCAACTCTCAATGTCCGACAAACGCCGTCTGCGACAGGAACGCTTGTCGGAACTTTGAGAAAAGGACAAGTTGTTGATGTTTACGATATAAACGGATATTGGGCAAAAATTGCGTATAACGGTCAGTTCGCTTACGTACATAAAACGTATGTAAAATTGCGAAATATCGCAGGCTCTCCTGTGAAAGGACGCATTATTGTCGTTGATGCAGGACATGGTGGAAAAGACTCAGGGGCTATGAGTGGAGGAGCGAACGAGAAAACGGTCGTGCTTGAAGTAGCGAAGTTCGTAAAACAAAAACTTGAACAAGCAGGAGCAACGGTTATCATGACGCGCGAGACGGACGTGTACCCGACGCTACAAGATCGTGTTGATATGGCGAAAAACAACTATGCGGAAATGTTTGTCAGCATTCATACAAATTCGGCGACGAACCCAAGCGCCAAAGGTGCTGAAGTATATTACGATTCATCGACAAATCCGAATGCCGAAGAAAGTAAAAAATTAGCGCAATACATTCAAGAGGAGATTGTCCGCATGGCGAATATGGTCGATCGTGGCGTGAAAAATAGCGGATTGTATGTGTTGCGCAACAATAGTGTGACGAGCGTGCTTGTAGAACTTGGATTTATTTCTAACGCTGAAGATCGCGCGAAATTAACGTCAGCCGAATATCAAAATATATATGCCGAAGCGATTTATCAAGGAATTGTGAAATATTATACGTCGCAATAG
- a CDS encoding response regulator, with product MKTRIVLIDDHKLFREGIKRILDFEQDFEVVAEGSDGDEALALVERYKPDVVIMDINMPHVNGVEATRQLIEAYPDTKVIILSIHDDESYVMHALQTGAMGYLLKEMDADALIEAVRVVAEGGSYLHPKVTHNLVKEYRRLIAGEGVEKEKQNQGVCRPYHLLTRRECEVLQLLADGKSNKGIADALSISEKTVKNHVSSILQKLNVNDRTQAVVVAIKNGWVEVK from the coding sequence ATGAAAACGCGCATTGTTTTAATTGATGACCATAAATTGTTTCGTGAAGGAATTAAACGTATTTTAGATTTTGAGCAAGATTTTGAAGTGGTGGCGGAAGGAAGCGACGGTGATGAAGCGTTAGCGCTTGTTGAGCGATATAAACCTGATGTTGTCATTATGGACATTAACATGCCTCATGTTAACGGCGTAGAAGCGACACGTCAGCTCATTGAAGCATATCCAGATACAAAGGTGATCATTTTGTCGATTCATGATGATGAAAGTTACGTCATGCATGCGTTGCAAACGGGAGCGATGGGGTATTTGTTGAAGGAAATGGATGCGGACGCTTTAATTGAAGCGGTTCGTGTTGTGGCAGAAGGCGGTTCATATTTGCATCCGAAAGTGACACACAATCTTGTGAAAGAATATCGCCGTCTCATCGCAGGAGAAGGAGTAGAAAAAGAAAAGCAAAATCAAGGTGTATGCCGTCCGTACCATTTATTAACGCGCAGAGAGTGTGAAGTATTGCAGCTGTTGGCAGACGGAAAAAGCAATAAAGGTATTGCTGATGCGCTATCTATTAGTGAAAAGACGGTAAAAAACCATGTTAGCAGCATTTTACAAAAATTAAACGTGAATGACCGAACGCAAGCAGTCGTTGTTGCGATTAAAAATGGATGGGTCGAAGTGAAATAA
- a CDS encoding DEAD/DEAH box helicase yields MICLHLAGKQLLKSELSSSYDKQHVQIVESIVKTKQGYRCVRCNNDDQQLFASFPCARCGRICTYCRKCITMGRCSECNPLVIWIGPTPSTSFSSPLQWNGQLSPAQQLASDEVCQAIDRNDSLLVWAVCGAGKTEVLFAGINMALSHGKRVCIAAPRTDVVLELAPRLASVFPSVDMAALYGGSQDRGKLASLTVTTTHQLLRYYHAFDVMIVDEVDAFPYSVDAMLSYAVERARKPNSSLIYLTATPNEQWQREVKSGQRKAVTIPARYHRHPLPVPTFEWCGNWQKKWRNQRLPSCVVRWVNEHLERNKQAFLFVPHIDFLQQVVPYFQQFHPRIEGVHAEDPKRKEKVLAFRRGQIPLLVTTTILERGVTIPNIDVAVLGAEQPIFTESALVQIAGRVGRSAQYPTGDVRFFHFGKTKAMVAAKQHIVRMNDEARKRGLIDE; encoded by the coding sequence GTGATTTGTTTGCATTTAGCAGGAAAACAGCTGCTTAAATCGGAACTTTCGTCTTCTTACGATAAGCAACATGTGCAGATCGTGGAGAGCATTGTAAAAACGAAGCAAGGCTATCGTTGCGTCCGTTGCAATAACGATGACCAACAGTTATTTGCTTCGTTTCCGTGTGCGCGCTGTGGACGCATATGTACGTATTGCCGCAAATGTATAACGATGGGCCGATGTAGCGAATGTAATCCGCTCGTGATTTGGATTGGACCAACTCCTTCTACCTCTTTTTCTTCACCGCTTCAATGGAATGGTCAATTATCTCCAGCTCAACAACTTGCATCCGATGAAGTTTGCCAAGCGATTGATCGAAACGACTCACTGCTCGTTTGGGCCGTATGCGGAGCGGGAAAAACAGAAGTGCTATTTGCGGGCATTAACATGGCGCTGTCGCACGGAAAGCGCGTTTGCATTGCTGCTCCGCGCACCGATGTTGTATTAGAGTTAGCCCCGCGTTTGGCGAGTGTATTTCCGTCGGTCGATATGGCGGCATTATATGGCGGCAGCCAAGACCGTGGCAAACTTGCTTCATTGACGGTGACGACGACGCATCAGTTGCTTCGCTATTATCACGCTTTTGATGTGATGATTGTCGATGAAGTCGATGCATTTCCGTATAGTGTAGATGCGATGCTTTCCTATGCGGTAGAACGGGCACGAAAACCGAACTCCTCACTCATCTATTTAACCGCAACCCCAAACGAACAATGGCAACGTGAAGTAAAAAGTGGTCAACGTAAAGCGGTGACGATTCCTGCACGGTATCATCGCCATCCTCTTCCTGTTCCGACTTTTGAATGGTGCGGCAATTGGCAAAAAAAGTGGCGTAATCAACGTTTGCCATCCTGTGTCGTTCGATGGGTAAACGAGCATCTCGAAAGAAACAAACAAGCCTTTTTATTCGTTCCTCACATCGACTTTTTACAACAAGTTGTTCCGTATTTCCAACAATTTCATCCTCGCATTGAAGGAGTGCATGCTGAAGATCCGAAACGAAAGGAAAAAGTGCTTGCTTTTCGGCGTGGACAAATTCCGCTTCTTGTGACAACGACCATTTTAGAGCGCGGGGTAACGATCCCAAACATTGACGTTGCCGTGTTAGGTGCAGAGCAACCGATTTTTACAGAGAGTGCGCTTGTGCAAATCGCTGGACGTGTTGGCCGAAGCGCCCAATATCCGACAGGTGATGTTCGCTTTTTTCATTTTGGAAAAACGAAAGCGATGGTGGCGGCTAAGCAGCATATTGTGCGCATGAATGATGAAGCGCGAAAGCGAGGGTTGATTGACGAATGA
- a CDS encoding YigZ family protein, with translation MLEAYYTVKGYGEAEIIIEKSRFICYVERATTEEEAVRFIHQIKKKHWDATHNCSAYIIGEHDHIQKANDDGEPSGTAGVPMLEVLKKKKLKDTVVVVTRYFGGIKLGAGGLVRAYGKAVTEGLKAAGIVERKLMRIMHTTIDYTWLGKVENELRASTYSIKDIHYAEHVTIDTYVEEKRKDEFRAWMIELTNGKSAISEGEHIYVEFDVAQ, from the coding sequence TTGTTAGAGGCATACTATACGGTAAAAGGATACGGTGAAGCGGAAATCATCATTGAAAAATCGCGCTTCATTTGTTATGTCGAACGCGCGACAACGGAAGAAGAAGCTGTGCGCTTTATCCATCAAATCAAGAAAAAACATTGGGATGCGACGCATAATTGTTCCGCGTATATCATTGGGGAACACGACCATATCCAAAAAGCAAACGATGACGGCGAACCGAGCGGCACGGCAGGTGTTCCGATGCTAGAAGTGTTAAAAAAGAAAAAGTTGAAAGATACAGTCGTTGTCGTGACGCGATATTTTGGAGGCATTAAACTCGGCGCTGGCGGTCTTGTGCGCGCCTATGGCAAGGCGGTGACGGAAGGACTGAAAGCGGCAGGCATCGTCGAACGTAAGCTTATGCGCATCATGCATACAACGATCGATTATACATGGCTTGGGAAAGTCGAAAATGAACTGCGCGCTTCAACCTACTCCATTAAAGACATTCATTATGCCGAGCACGTTACGATCGACACATACGTTGAAGAAAAACGAAAAGACGAATTCCGCGCATGGATGATCGAATTAACAAACGGAAAGAGCGCGATTTCTGAAGGAGAACACATATATGTCGAGTTTGATGTCGCGCAATAA
- a CDS encoding S-layer homology domain-containing protein: protein MVKKWILSVVSISMLLLAACEQEHAGASEEQEIATAPWTEQQLADTNSRLNEIDDKMKQLEQELAKIKTAADSPQVFKDVPINHWAYVSVTRLYRQNIVGGVGDGLFAPNQAITRAQAAAMLVRAFQLPLSTKPSVFVDVPDSHPFAREIMTAYEAGFVGGYPNNRFAPKESMKRKHMAMIIQRAFRLQATSASYARYKDVTENTQGALEIRIISQHGIAEGDNGYFYPEQPTTRAHFAIFMDRALQKNK, encoded by the coding sequence ATGGTGAAAAAATGGATTCTCTCCGTTGTTTCTATTAGCATGCTGTTGTTAGCAGCGTGTGAGCAGGAACATGCGGGGGCAAGTGAAGAACAAGAAATTGCGACAGCACCATGGACAGAACAGCAGTTGGCGGATACAAATAGCCGTTTGAATGAAATCGATGACAAAATGAAACAATTGGAGCAGGAGTTAGCTAAAATAAAAACAGCTGCCGATTCTCCGCAAGTGTTTAAAGACGTACCGATTAATCATTGGGCGTATGTCTCCGTCACTCGTTTATACCGTCAAAATATCGTTGGGGGTGTGGGTGATGGTTTGTTCGCTCCAAATCAAGCAATTACGCGCGCGCAAGCAGCTGCTATGCTTGTTCGAGCGTTTCAACTGCCGCTATCGACTAAGCCATCGGTTTTCGTGGATGTTCCCGATTCCCATCCATTTGCTCGTGAAATTATGACGGCGTACGAGGCAGGCTTTGTCGGAGGGTACCCAAACAATCGCTTTGCGCCAAAAGAGTCGATGAAGCGAAAACATATGGCAATGATTATTCAACGTGCTTTTCGTTTGCAAGCCACATCTGCTTCGTATGCTAGGTATAAAGATGTAACGGAAAACACACAAGGTGCGTTAGAAATTCGTATCATTTCCCAACACGGCATTGCGGAAGGGGATAACGGTTATTTTTATCCAGAACAACCGACAACTCGCGCTCATTTTGCAATATTTATGGATCGAGCGCTACAAAAAAATAAGTAG
- a CDS encoding glycosyltransferase family 4 protein, which produces MVYFTLFLCFIVAVLITPAVKWLAFRIGATDKPNQRKVHQKIMPRLGGLAIFISFIVGYFVLKPASPYATAIVIGATIIVLTGVLDDIYELPPKWKLLGQIMAAIVVVYGGIRVDFINLPFGGHLEFGLLSIPITMLWIIGITNAINLIDGLDGLAAGVSSIALVTIAGMAATMGNTYVFVFSMSLLLLGSTLGFLLYNFHPAKIFMGDTGALFLGYMISVLSLLGFKNVTVFSLIIPILILGVPISDTLFAIVRRIVNKQPLSAPDKSHLHHCLLRLGYSHRQTVLIIYGMAAMFGLAAVLLSKATMFGALVVIAFVLLVVELVVEKVGLVGKDYRPLLKMVRGMKKIS; this is translated from the coding sequence ATGGTTTATTTCACCTTGTTTCTGTGCTTTATCGTAGCTGTGCTTATTACGCCTGCTGTGAAGTGGTTGGCGTTTCGGATCGGAGCAACAGATAAACCAAATCAGCGAAAAGTTCATCAAAAAATTATGCCACGTTTAGGTGGATTAGCGATTTTTATTAGTTTTATCGTCGGTTACTTCGTATTGAAGCCAGCTAGCCCGTACGCAACAGCAATTGTCATTGGTGCGACGATCATCGTATTAACGGGCGTGCTCGATGATATATATGAGTTGCCACCAAAGTGGAAGCTGCTCGGTCAAATCATGGCAGCCATTGTCGTTGTATATGGCGGCATTCGAGTCGATTTCATTAACTTGCCGTTCGGTGGTCATTTGGAATTTGGGTTATTAAGCATCCCAATCACGATGCTTTGGATTATCGGCATTACAAACGCGATTAATTTAATTGACGGTTTAGACGGACTTGCGGCAGGAGTGTCCTCAATCGCCCTTGTCACAATTGCCGGAATGGCGGCAACAATGGGGAATACGTACGTATTCGTTTTTTCGATGAGCTTATTATTGCTCGGAAGTACGCTCGGCTTCCTTTTATATAATTTCCATCCAGCGAAAATTTTTATGGGTGATACGGGTGCATTGTTTTTAGGCTATATGATCTCTGTACTATCGCTTCTCGGCTTTAAAAACGTTACGGTGTTTTCGTTAATTATCCCGATTCTCATTTTAGGGGTGCCAATTTCGGACACGCTGTTTGCTATTGTGAGACGCATTGTAAACAAGCAGCCGCTATCAGCGCCAGATAAATCACATTTGCACCATTGTTTGTTGCGTCTTGGTTATAGCCATCGTCAGACGGTTTTAATCATTTACGGCATGGCGGCGATGTTCGGTTTAGCGGCCGTTTTATTATCTAAGGCGACGATGTTTGGCGCGCTCGTCGTGATCGCATTCGTCTTGCTTGTCGTTGAACTTGTCGTTGAGAAAGTTGGTCTTGTCGGGAAAGACTATCGTCCACTGCTAAAGATGGTTCGGGGCATGAAAAAAATATCATAA
- a CDS encoding SpoIID/LytB domain-containing protein: MTMKSIRWIVFVFSLLLFIPKSVDAASYPTPVKVKLLPTATFLATANGNYQLIDLKTKQVIPFTNPIVFSQTNGAVVATINGVSYTSTSGFLLDEVTRGEQHDVTISSIQQAGGTSAPVIYRGSFEITPGKTAPNLFNTLDMEDYLKGVVPGEMPSSWHKEALKAQAVAARSYAYAQLKNTSFLQMTVASQVYGGKSKEQASSTAAVNETAGVYATYQNEPISAYFHSSSGGNTENSENVWSSDVPYIRSVADPYDRHPSNPHYGWNTKVATSTVSSRFKLTNEQVVSLRVTQRTNAGSVQQVEATVYNAATGQKRVVQARPSFVSSSDAFRSFFGVSLKSIAFDVKGNANVKIKRADGSEQTVDHIAGYALQTTSGQTTIATGNASIRTENETMYYPTAPTEFTFTGNGWGHRLGMSQWGARSMAEKGFTYDQILKYYYKGIEVKKIK, from the coding sequence ATGACAATGAAAAGCATTCGATGGATCGTATTCGTCTTCAGCCTACTTCTTTTCATTCCAAAATCCGTTGATGCTGCATCGTACCCAACACCTGTAAAAGTAAAACTATTGCCGACTGCAACGTTTCTTGCGACAGCGAATGGAAACTATCAACTTATTGATTTAAAAACAAAACAAGTGATCCCATTTACAAATCCGATCGTCTTTTCACAAACGAACGGAGCAGTCGTCGCGACAATTAATGGCGTTTCGTATACGTCAACAAGTGGCTTTTTATTAGATGAAGTAACAAGAGGCGAACAACATGACGTCACTATCAGCAGCATTCAACAAGCAGGAGGCACGTCTGCGCCCGTCATATATCGCGGTTCATTCGAGATCACTCCTGGGAAGACAGCACCAAACTTATTTAATACGTTAGATATGGAAGATTATTTAAAAGGTGTCGTCCCTGGAGAAATGCCATCATCTTGGCATAAAGAGGCGCTAAAAGCACAAGCTGTGGCGGCGCGTAGCTATGCGTATGCCCAATTAAAAAATACGTCGTTTTTGCAAATGACAGTAGCGAGCCAAGTATATGGCGGGAAGTCGAAAGAACAAGCTTCTTCTACTGCGGCAGTAAATGAAACAGCCGGTGTATATGCGACATACCAAAATGAACCGATTTCTGCTTATTTTCACTCAAGCTCTGGTGGAAATACGGAAAATAGCGAGAACGTATGGAGCTCGGACGTTCCTTACATCCGTTCCGTTGCCGATCCGTACGATCGCCATCCAAGCAACCCACACTACGGATGGAATACAAAAGTTGCGACAAGCACTGTATCATCAAGATTTAAGTTAACAAACGAACAAGTCGTATCCCTTCGCGTTACACAAAGAACGAATGCCGGAAGCGTTCAACAAGTGGAAGCAACAGTGTACAATGCTGCAACAGGGCAAAAGCGAGTCGTCCAAGCTCGCCCTTCATTCGTGTCGTCATCTGATGCGTTTCGTTCGTTTTTTGGCGTCTCACTAAAAAGTATTGCCTTTGATGTAAAAGGAAATGCAAACGTGAAAATTAAACGAGCAGACGGATCCGAGCAGACAGTTGATCATATCGCCGGCTATGCGCTCCAAACAACTAGCGGACAAACGACGATCGCAACAGGAAATGCTTCGATTCGGACAGAAAACGAAACGATGTACTATCCGACCGCTCCAACGGAATTTACGTTCACAGGCAATGGCTGGGGACATCGACTCGGCATGAGCCAATGGGGTGCCCGCTCTATGGCTGAAAAAGGGTTCACATACGATCAAATTTTAAAGTACTATTATAAAGGCATTGAAGTAAAAAAAATAAAGTAG